The Bacteroidales bacterium WCE2008 genome includes a region encoding these proteins:
- a CDS encoding tRNA(adenine34) deaminase yields the protein MKEALREAQAALAEDEIPIGAVIVCKGRIVGKGHNMTERLHDPTAHAEMIAITAATEALGGKYLNECTLYVTVEPCPMCAGALNWAQIGRIVYGAIDPKRGHSLFTPSLLHPKTEVEAGVLAEECGSMVTEFFKKKR from the coding sequence ATGAAGGAAGCTCTGCGCGAGGCGCAGGCGGCCCTGGCCGAGGATGAAATCCCGATCGGGGCAGTAATCGTATGCAAAGGCCGGATCGTGGGAAAGGGTCACAATATGACCGAACGTTTACATGATCCTACGGCCCATGCCGAGATGATAGCCATCACCGCCGCTACGGAGGCGCTCGGAGGCAAATACCTCAACGAATGCACGCTCTACGTCACGGTCGAGCCGTGTCCGATGTGCGCCGGAGCGCTGAACTGGGCCCAGATCGGCCGGATCGTCTATGGAGCGATCGATCCGAAACGGGGGCACTCGCTTTTCACTCCTTCGCTGCTGCATCCGAAGACCGAGGTCGAGGCAGGAGTGCTCGCAGAGGAATGCGGTTCCATGGTGACGGAGTTTTTCAAGAAAAAAAGATAA
- a CDS encoding AraC-type DNA-binding protein: MTSVITEITPLSDRDCFYIVERHKTEFVFPLHRHREYELNFIEHGKGVRRVVGDSVEEIGEYELTLIAGGDLEHAWEQGNCTSEDVREITIQFDPEIFSSGLMMRNQFSSIQHMFEQARNGLTFSLAAIMKVYSLLDALPSEIDKFDQFQHFMRLLYDLSLAGDSRILASTSFAHNDADKESRRVQKIKQYVGDHFAENITLEELAEMVGMSPSAFSRFFKSRTGKTVIDYIIDIRLGNAARLLVDTTQNISEICYSCGFNNLSNFNRLFKSKRGYTPREFRTLFKKNKVFV, from the coding sequence ATGACCTCGGTAATAACGGAAATAACACCTCTTTCGGACAGGGACTGCTTCTACATAGTCGAGAGACATAAGACCGAATTCGTATTCCCTCTCCACAGGCACAGGGAATACGAACTAAACTTCATCGAGCATGGCAAGGGCGTCCGGCGAGTCGTAGGCGACAGTGTCGAAGAGATAGGAGAATATGAGCTTACGCTGATTGCCGGCGGGGATCTTGAACATGCCTGGGAGCAGGGCAACTGTACCTCCGAGGACGTACGCGAGATCACTATCCAGTTCGATCCGGAGATATTCTCCAGCGGCCTCATGATGAGAAACCAGTTCTCTTCGATACAGCATATGTTCGAGCAGGCGAGGAACGGGCTGACCTTTTCGCTGGCGGCCATAATGAAAGTGTATTCGCTTCTTGACGCCCTGCCGTCGGAAATAGATAAATTCGATCAGTTCCAGCACTTTATGAGGCTGCTTTATGACCTTTCCCTGGCGGGTGACTCCAGGATACTGGCCAGCACGTCATTCGCCCATAACGATGCCGACAAGGAAAGCCGCCGGGTGCAGAAGATCAAGCAATATGTCGGAGACCATTTCGCGGAAAACATTACCCTTGAAGAATTGGCGGAAATGGTAGGCATGAGCCCGTCGGCGTTCAGCCGTTTTTTCAAGAGCAGGACCGGGAAGACGGTGATAGACTATATCATTGACATCCGCCTCGGGAATGCGGCAAGGCTGCTGGTCGACACCACCCAGAATATCTCCGAGATCTGCTATAGCTGCGGGTTCAACAACCTGTCGAATTTCAATCGTCTTTTCAAGTCGAAAAGAGGCTATACGCCTCGCGAATTCAGGACTCTGTTCAAGAAGAACAAGGTTTTTGTATAA
- a CDS encoding TonB-linked outer membrane protein, SusC/RagA family: MKRQLLTCMLMLFGALSLMAQNKVTGRITDNSGQGVINASVMVKGTNNGVVADLDGYYEIVVGQGSTLVYSSIGYKDQEVVVGTQSVINVLLVENSELLDEIVVVGYGTMKRSDLAGSSVSMKEDDLKGSIITNLDQSLQGRAAGVTAVQTSGAPGSSSSIRVRGQATINANAEPLYVIDGVIMQGGGNSGADFGLGDALGNGKVSTISPLSTINPADIVSMEILKDASATAIYGAQGANGVVLITTKHGSRGDAKFSYDGMFAVSRQTTRIDMMNLREYAEFYNSMVEIGEISEANPYYATPGLLGKGTNWQDEIFRTAIQHQHQISAQGGTDKVQYYVSGSFMDQEGTIRGSEFGRYTFRTNLDAQLKEWFKLGLNLTFANTNDDLKLADGSEGLITYSLTTIPDIPVYDVYGNFSSTVREGYTSPNPVALAMMDEILLDRQKLNGNIYAELTPVKHFTWRTELGFDVSGSSATRFRPTVNLGGWTRDTNSMSYQKNSNRFWQIKNYLTYANSFGKHSVTAMIGQEAWESSWSFVQDANTKLPSNDVHNVALGGGTPSISSGFGSSAMASFFTRETYNFDDRYLLTYTYRYDGSSNFGPEKRWAGFHSFAVAWKFTNEKFMDFLKPVVNSGKLRLGWGQTGNSSIGGYAWGASISRMPSALGMGYRPANIPNPSIHWESQTQQNIGLDLNMFDNRLNLTVDAYLKKSDNMLMSMQLASYMGTQGNSSSALAAPKGNFGSIENKGLEITLDAHPVQIKDFAWDSNFQISFNRNKLVSLDGTTNAALIGYGQWSDVVCVSEIGKPLYNFYGYKVAGVYTSLEDIENSPKPEKYPSNGEYARGNTVWVGDIKYEDISKDGVINEKDRTDIGNPLPKFTFGWSNTFTYKDFDLNIFINGSYGNKVLNYNAISLTHMNSAWTNQINDAVSGRAMLAPIDASVVYADGSKWYDHIDNVRVLNPGTKTPRASINDPNDNDRISDRYVEDGSYIRIKNITLGYNVPKSFLNKFKVDNVRVYVNIQNLYTFTKYTGYDPEVGASTQDSTGLTYGVDNGRYPSPTVYSCGLNITF; the protein is encoded by the coding sequence ATGAAAAGACAGCTATTAACATGTATGCTGATGCTCTTTGGAGCATTGTCACTTATGGCGCAGAACAAAGTGACCGGAAGAATTACAGATAATTCCGGACAGGGCGTCATAAATGCCAGCGTAATGGTGAAAGGCACCAACAATGGTGTCGTTGCAGATCTTGATGGATACTACGAGATTGTTGTCGGCCAAGGCTCCACTCTTGTATATTCTTCCATCGGTTACAAAGATCAGGAAGTTGTTGTAGGCACCCAGAGTGTCATCAACGTTCTTCTTGTCGAAAACTCCGAGCTGCTCGACGAAATAGTCGTAGTCGGTTACGGTACTATGAAGAGAAGCGACCTCGCCGGATCATCCGTTTCCATGAAGGAGGATGACCTCAAGGGTTCGATCATCACCAACCTCGACCAGTCTCTCCAGGGACGTGCTGCCGGTGTCACGGCAGTCCAGACTTCCGGAGCTCCTGGTTCGTCCTCAAGTATCCGTGTCCGCGGTCAGGCGACAATCAATGCCAATGCAGAACCTCTCTACGTCATCGATGGCGTAATCATGCAGGGAGGCGGTAACTCCGGTGCTGACTTCGGTCTCGGAGATGCTCTCGGCAATGGTAAAGTCTCTACGATTTCTCCACTTTCCACTATCAACCCTGCCGATATCGTAAGCATGGAAATCCTCAAGGATGCTTCCGCAACCGCTATCTACGGTGCCCAGGGTGCGAATGGTGTAGTCCTCATTACTACCAAGCATGGCTCCAGAGGTGATGCGAAATTCTCATACGACGGTATGTTCGCCGTTTCAAGGCAGACAACCCGTATCGATATGATGAATCTCCGTGAATACGCAGAGTTCTACAACTCTATGGTTGAAATCGGAGAAATCAGTGAGGCCAATCCTTACTATGCTACTCCGGGCCTGCTCGGAAAGGGTACCAACTGGCAGGACGAAATCTTCCGCACAGCCATCCAGCACCAGCATCAGATCAGCGCCCAGGGCGGTACGGACAAAGTCCAGTACTATGTTTCCGGATCATTCATGGATCAGGAGGGTACTATCAGGGGTTCCGAATTCGGCCGTTATACCTTCAGGACCAACCTTGACGCCCAGTTGAAGGAATGGTTCAAGCTCGGTCTCAACCTTACCTTTGCCAACACCAATGATGACCTTAAGCTTGCAGACGGTAGCGAAGGTCTTATCACATACTCCCTTACTACAATCCCAGACATCCCTGTATATGATGTCTATGGCAATTTCTCATCTACAGTACGCGAAGGCTATACTTCTCCTAACCCTGTAGCTCTTGCAATGATGGATGAGATTCTGCTGGACCGTCAGAAACTCAACGGTAATATCTACGCGGAACTTACTCCTGTAAAGCATTTCACCTGGAGAACAGAACTCGGTTTCGATGTCAGCGGCTCTTCAGCTACCCGTTTCAGACCAACAGTCAATCTTGGTGGCTGGACAAGAGATACCAACTCTATGAGCTATCAGAAGAACAGCAACAGATTCTGGCAGATCAAGAACTACCTCACTTATGCCAACTCCTTCGGAAAGCATAGCGTTACCGCCATGATAGGTCAGGAGGCCTGGGAATCTTCATGGAGTTTCGTACAGGACGCAAATACCAAGCTCCCTTCAAACGATGTCCACAACGTCGCCCTTGGTGGAGGTACTCCTTCGATTTCTTCCGGTTTCGGAAGCTCTGCGATGGCTTCATTCTTCACCCGAGAAACCTATAATTTTGACGATCGTTACCTCCTTACCTATACCTACCGTTATGATGGATCATCTAACTTCGGTCCTGAAAAACGTTGGGCCGGTTTCCATTCATTTGCTGTAGCTTGGAAATTTACCAATGAGAAATTCATGGATTTCCTCAAACCTGTAGTAAACAGCGGAAAACTCCGCCTCGGATGGGGTCAGACAGGTAACTCAAGTATCGGTGGCTATGCATGGGGAGCATCCATAAGCCGTATGCCTTCGGCTCTCGGCATGGGTTACCGTCCTGCAAACATCCCTAATCCTTCTATCCACTGGGAGAGCCAGACGCAGCAGAACATCGGTCTCGACCTCAATATGTTCGACAACAGACTCAATCTTACCGTAGATGCATACCTGAAGAAGTCTGACAACATGCTTATGTCGATGCAGCTTGCTTCCTATATGGGAACCCAGGGTAACAGTTCTTCTGCTCTTGCAGCTCCTAAAGGTAACTTCGGTTCTATCGAGAACAAGGGTCTTGAAATTACTCTCGATGCCCATCCTGTCCAGATCAAGGATTTCGCCTGGGATAGCAACTTCCAGATTTCCTTCAACAGAAACAAGCTTGTCAGCCTTGACGGAACGACTAATGCCGCTCTCATAGGTTACGGACAGTGGTCTGACGTTGTGTGTGTGTCTGAAATCGGCAAGCCTCTCTATAACTTCTATGGTTACAAGGTCGCCGGCGTATATACTTCTCTCGAGGATATCGAGAATTCTCCGAAACCTGAGAAATATCCTTCTAATGGAGAGTATGCCCGTGGAAATACCGTGTGGGTAGGTGATATCAAGTACGAAGATATCAGCAAGGACGGAGTGATCAATGAAAAGGACCGTACCGATATCGGCAATCCTCTTCCTAAGTTCACCTTCGGCTGGAGCAATACCTTTACCTACAAGGACTTCGATCTCAATATCTTCATCAACGGAAGCTATGGCAATAAAGTCCTCAACTACAATGCCATTTCCCTTACCCATATGAACAGCGCCTGGACCAACCAGATCAATGACGCTGTCTCCGGCAGGGCAATGCTTGCTCCTATAGACGCAAGCGTAGTCTATGCTGACGGTTCCAAGTGGTATGACCATATCGACAATGTCAGGGTCCTCAACCCTGGCACGAAGACTCCTCGCGCAAGCATCAACGACCCTAACGACAACGACCGTATCAGCGACCGTTATGTGGAGGATGGTTCATATATCCGTATCAAGAACATTACTCTCGGATATAATGTCCCTAAGTCTTTCCTGAACAAGTTCAAGGTGGATAATGTACGTGTCTACGTCAACATCCAGAACCTTTATACTTTCACGAAGTACACCGGATATGATCCTGAAGTAGGTGCCAGCACCCAGGATTCCACCGGTCTTACCTATGGCGTTGATAACGGACGTTATCCTTCTCCTACAGTATATTCTTGCGGTTTGAACATTACATTCTAA
- a CDS encoding Starch-binding associating with outer membrane, whose protein sequence is MKISNMMKGFAVATAVFALTSCEGFLNRPNEDNYNVDNFYKTDEQCEQGVNYLYNSPWYDFQRGFIKIGEVMSGNMYWGSSPYLDFSTNGTDQDLVNMSYSLWAVNGHANTVIYNLLNSQGPSKAAIDKCIGEALTWKAFAYFFMVRTFGDVPIVHSNSDLLSSGEYNSISKVERADVYEYIIMTLEKAMELLPKKTSGFNNYERIDYYAAEALLAKVYLTKAGLSGTLDQDDLKQAAKYAKDVIDNSGRTLLPVYSDVFRLTGFNATGECLISWEWSVGRNPWTQQNTLQSDLAMVGFSDQGDCWGGWGGPSVDLADAFGVSATQNPAERVGEKDSRRKATLMLPGDKYDYFWTDKGGFDYLRFIYDTEYGKGGPGGSMQCPTGSNNVKHLYGDNFDHENAGLGTPENMAYQLPTHLLRLSDVYLIYAEASLLTGSNGPALEYVNKVRERAGADALASVTFEDIWKERRLELAGEGDRWYDYVRRSYYDMDACIAELKAQRRSYWEGLDDVWKSYIGDAFDYSGTWDASEVQYNNAEDNPNVTAASFKLPFPTEDVVFNGNMASDAVPVHVDVREEYSYNF, encoded by the coding sequence ATGAAAATCTCTAATATGATGAAAGGTTTTGCTGTGGCGACCGCAGTCTTTGCTCTGACTTCCTGCGAAGGGTTCCTCAACAGACCTAACGAAGATAATTATAACGTAGATAACTTCTACAAGACCGACGAGCAGTGCGAACAGGGCGTGAATTACCTGTACAACTCTCCATGGTATGACTTCCAGAGAGGCTTCATCAAGATCGGTGAGGTCATGTCCGGAAACATGTACTGGGGCTCGTCTCCATACCTTGATTTCTCTACCAACGGTACCGACCAGGACCTCGTCAACATGTCCTATTCTCTCTGGGCTGTGAACGGCCATGCCAATACCGTGATCTACAACCTTCTTAATTCGCAGGGCCCGTCCAAGGCAGCGATCGACAAGTGTATCGGAGAAGCTCTTACCTGGAAGGCATTCGCCTATTTCTTCATGGTACGAACCTTCGGTGACGTTCCTATCGTCCACAGCAATTCCGATCTCCTTTCCAGCGGCGAGTACAACTCTATCTCCAAGGTGGAGCGCGCCGATGTCTATGAGTACATCATCATGACCCTCGAAAAGGCAATGGAACTGCTTCCTAAGAAGACTTCCGGCTTCAATAATTACGAGCGTATCGATTATTATGCTGCAGAGGCCCTTCTCGCAAAGGTTTACCTTACAAAAGCAGGTCTTTCAGGTACTCTTGACCAGGATGACCTCAAGCAGGCTGCCAAGTATGCCAAGGATGTGATCGACAATTCCGGACGTACCCTTCTTCCTGTATATTCGGACGTCTTCCGTCTTACCGGATTCAACGCCACAGGCGAGTGCCTTATCTCCTGGGAATGGAGCGTAGGCCGTAACCCTTGGACTCAGCAGAATACTCTCCAGAGCGACCTCGCAATGGTAGGATTCAGCGACCAGGGAGACTGCTGGGGCGGCTGGGGCGGTCCATCAGTGGATCTTGCAGACGCATTCGGCGTAAGTGCGACCCAAAATCCTGCAGAGCGTGTAGGAGAGAAGGACAGCCGCCGCAAGGCAACCTTGATGCTCCCGGGTGACAAGTATGATTACTTCTGGACTGACAAGGGAGGTTTCGATTATCTCCGCTTCATCTATGATACGGAATATGGCAAAGGCGGTCCTGGCGGTTCCATGCAGTGTCCTACAGGTTCCAACAACGTAAAGCATCTCTATGGCGATAACTTTGATCATGAGAATGCCGGTCTGGGAACCCCTGAGAACATGGCTTATCAGCTTCCTACTCATCTTCTCCGTCTTTCCGACGTATATCTTATCTACGCGGAGGCCAGCCTTCTTACCGGAAGCAACGGTCCTGCTCTCGAGTATGTCAACAAGGTTCGTGAACGTGCAGGCGCCGATGCTCTCGCATCCGTCACTTTCGAGGATATCTGGAAAGAACGTCGTCTTGAGCTTGCAGGCGAGGGCGACCGCTGGTATGACTATGTACGCCGTTCATACTACGATATGGACGCATGCATCGCTGAACTCAAAGCTCAGAGAAGATCATACTGGGAAGGACTCGACGATGTATGGAAATCATATATCGGAGATGCTTTTGATTATTCCGGAACCTGGGATGCTTCAGAAGTACAGTACAACAACGCAGAGGACAATCCTAACGTTACCGCTGCAAGCTTCAAGCTTCCGTTCCCTACAGAGGACGTAGTGTTCAATGGCAACATGGCATCTGACGCCGTGCCTGTCCATGTCGATGTCCGCGAGGAATACAGCTATAACTTTTAA
- a CDS encoding Cephalosporin-C deacetylase produces MLNLQRTQTSMDLSINRMIKRLFPALFIALFAILSCQPMKMDIVKVDDGSFVVDGHPYYYIGTNFWYGGLLGSEYGDRSRLAAELDSLHALGLDNLRVLVGSDGPDGVATRVYPTLQKEPGVYDEKVFEGLDYLMAELGKRNMRAVLYINNSWEWSGGYGMYLEWAGAGKAIIPSVGGYGPFMEQMAQYATNARAQELFENHLRTVVSRVNSITGKPYSEDPAIFSWQIGNEPRCFSSDPAVQDGFVSWIWRAASIIKSIDPNHMVSTGNEGIWGCEENPALFRRLNECTDIDYITAHIWPYNWSWVGKESPQQDIERAEENTGRYIDAHLEVAESLGKPLVIEEFGFPRDDMQFAKGTPVSGRDRYYRYVFSKVMENQKNGGRLAGANFWSWGGLAVPAHRYWQEGDDYAGDPAQEEQGLNSVFADDYSTLAIIRHTTARLSAVANASAVLENDWMFTTGDQKPLRVAVQSQNGFKGSVPVYVRVSTDKGVSVSVSGKKARLGKGADTLDFDLGLAPGFYKVCVSLNENDPLDENFCVGCDPEKIVSPQDKQPDFDEFWEDNLRQLAMVPMNARMTPLKDHSNADRTAYRVDMKSFGGKEIAGLLYLPNKEGKFAARISYMGYGSDVWFADPSAEPDMIEFTLSVRDQGFNKTPGQGWVTRGLADKDSYYYRGAYLDCVRAIDFVSSLPQTDPDHIYAEGGSQGGAFTLIAASLDNRLRAIAPFVPFLSDFPDYFAIADWPGGEVLSAAKAQGISEDELYKTLSYFDVKNFTDRIGCPVLMGFGLQDPVCPPHTNFSGYNHITTDKQWLCVPVSGHHLEQFPEWWAARTEFFTKNK; encoded by the coding sequence ATGCTAAATTTGCAACGTACTCAGACAAGTATGGATTTATCGATAAACCGCATGATTAAAAGATTATTCCCGGCACTGTTTATCGCCCTTTTCGCGATTCTTTCGTGTCAGCCTATGAAAATGGACATCGTCAAAGTTGACGATGGCTCTTTTGTCGTTGATGGTCACCCCTATTATTATATCGGTACAAATTTCTGGTACGGAGGACTTCTCGGCTCCGAATATGGTGACAGAAGCAGGCTTGCCGCCGAACTTGATTCCCTGCATGCCCTCGGACTGGACAACCTCCGCGTACTGGTAGGCAGCGACGGCCCCGACGGGGTGGCGACTAGAGTCTATCCGACCCTGCAGAAGGAACCGGGCGTCTATGACGAAAAGGTCTTCGAAGGTCTGGACTACCTTATGGCCGAACTTGGGAAAAGGAACATGAGGGCTGTCCTCTATATCAATAATTCCTGGGAATGGTCCGGCGGTTATGGCATGTACCTCGAATGGGCTGGAGCCGGCAAGGCGATAATTCCTTCAGTCGGAGGATATGGTCCTTTTATGGAGCAGATGGCCCAGTATGCGACGAACGCCAGGGCGCAGGAACTCTTCGAGAATCATCTCCGCACTGTAGTTTCAAGAGTCAACAGCATTACCGGAAAGCCTTATAGCGAGGATCCGGCGATATTCTCATGGCAGATCGGCAACGAGCCGCGCTGTTTCTCCTCCGATCCTGCCGTCCAGGACGGATTCGTATCATGGATATGGCGCGCTGCCTCGATAATCAAATCGATAGACCCTAATCATATGGTTTCTACCGGCAATGAGGGTATATGGGGCTGCGAAGAGAATCCGGCGCTCTTCCGCCGGCTGAATGAATGTACTGACATTGATTATATTACCGCCCATATATGGCCATACAACTGGAGCTGGGTAGGAAAGGAATCCCCTCAGCAGGATATAGAAAGAGCCGAGGAGAATACCGGGAGATACATCGACGCCCATCTGGAGGTGGCCGAGAGTCTGGGCAAGCCTCTCGTGATCGAGGAATTCGGCTTCCCGAGAGATGATATGCAGTTTGCCAAAGGGACTCCCGTAAGCGGCCGCGACCGCTATTACAGATACGTTTTCTCCAAGGTCATGGAGAATCAGAAAAATGGCGGCAGACTCGCCGGCGCCAATTTCTGGAGCTGGGGAGGTCTTGCGGTGCCTGCCCACAGATATTGGCAGGAAGGAGACGATTACGCCGGAGATCCGGCCCAGGAAGAACAGGGGCTCAATTCTGTATTCGCCGACGATTACAGTACCCTTGCTATTATAAGACATACAACGGCGAGACTTTCTGCCGTGGCTAATGCAAGCGCAGTGCTTGAAAATGATTGGATGTTCACTACCGGAGACCAGAAACCACTCAGAGTTGCTGTACAGTCTCAGAATGGTTTCAAGGGAAGTGTCCCGGTTTATGTGCGGGTGTCAACAGACAAAGGGGTTTCAGTGTCGGTCTCAGGAAAGAAAGCCCGTCTCGGCAAAGGTGCCGATACTCTGGATTTCGATCTTGGACTAGCCCCAGGCTTTTATAAGGTGTGTGTCAGCCTGAACGAGAATGACCCGCTTGATGAAAACTTCTGTGTCGGCTGTGATCCTGAGAAGATAGTATCTCCTCAGGATAAACAGCCTGATTTCGATGAATTCTGGGAAGACAACCTCAGGCAGCTTGCCATGGTCCCGATGAATGCCAGGATGACTCCGTTGAAGGATCATTCAAACGCTGACAGGACTGCCTACAGGGTTGATATGAAGTCTTTCGGTGGCAAAGAGATCGCCGGTCTGCTTTATCTTCCGAACAAAGAGGGAAAATTCGCTGCCAGGATATCGTATATGGGCTACGGTTCGGACGTCTGGTTCGCTGACCCGTCGGCGGAACCGGATATGATCGAGTTCACTCTCAGCGTCCGCGACCAGGGTTTCAACAAGACTCCGGGACAAGGCTGGGTGACAAGAGGACTCGCCGATAAGGACTCGTATTATTACAGAGGCGCATATCTGGACTGTGTGCGGGCCATTGATTTCGTCTCTTCTCTTCCTCAGACTGATCCGGACCATATCTACGCCGAAGGCGGAAGTCAGGGCGGAGCATTTACCCTGATAGCTGCATCTCTGGACAACCGTCTCCGCGCAATCGCTCCGTTCGTGCCTTTCCTTTCCGATTTCCCGGACTATTTCGCCATCGCAGACTGGCCGGGCGGGGAAGTGCTCTCGGCGGCAAAGGCTCAGGGCATTTCTGAAGACGAACTTTATAAGACCCTGTCTTATTTCGACGTGAAGAACTTTACGGACAGGATAGGTTGTCCTGTGCTTATGGGTTTCGGCCTGCAGGATCCCGTCTGTCCTCCTCATACCAATTTTTCGGGATATAACCATATTACTACAGATAAACAATGGCTTTGCGTTCCTGTCTCAGGCCACCATCTGGAGCAATTTCCCGAGTGGTGGGCAGCAAGGACGGAATTCTTCACAAAAAATAAATAA